CAGTAGGTCAGGACCATCAGGATGCCGACCTGGATCAGCAGAAACGGAATCACCGAACGCGACACGTACAGCAGGTTGCGGTCGACCGTCGCCCCGGAGATGTAGAGGCTGACCCCCAGCGGCGGCGTGCAGTAGCCGATCCCCAGGTTGATGGTCATCAGCAGTCCGAAGTGCATGGTGTCGATGCCGAA
This is a stretch of genomic DNA from Geothermobacter ehrlichii. It encodes these proteins:
- a CDS encoding TRAP transporter large permease subunit: FGIDTMHFGLLMTINLGIGYCTPPLGVSLYISGATVDRNLLYVSRSVIPFLLIQVGILMVLTYWSDLVLLLPRLVYG